Genomic window (Methanobrevibacter ruminantium):
AAGAATGCAGTCTGAATTCTCATATGCATAATTAGCAAGTGAAGTTCCCCTAAGACCAACAATGCCAAGGTTCAATTTATCGCTTTCACTGATGATTCCTTTAGAGTGAAAAGTGGTAGCAATAGGTACCCATGTTTTACTTACAAAATTGCTTAATTTATCGATAGCTTTTCCCCAAACTATACCATTTCCTACAACGACCAATGGTTTTCGTGAAAGTTTGAATTTATCAATAGCTAAGTTGATATTGTTATCTACATCACTTGCATTATTTTTTGAAAAAGAGTTAAAATTCTTAGAAAAATCATCATCCAACACTAATTTTCCACCATAATAAATGAAGTGGTCATCAAAGACATCTACTAATTCATGAGAATCATCAAAACTGGAAATTTTTTCATCAAATATTTCCAAATTGGAATCAATACCCTCAAAAATATCATAACCAAAAGAATCAATCATTTCTTTCAAGTCAACATCATCCAAACCAATGCCTTCAAGGAGAACATCTTTTGATAGGTTAATATGAACTGGTCCTTTAGGATATTTGTGAAGCATAACTAAAGCTTCAATTAAATTAAAAATAGCTGATTTTCCAGAAGAAGGATGGAAGCTCTTGATGGTTATGTTTTCAAAAACACTGTTGATTGGTGAATTTTGAAAAATATCCTCATCCTTTTTGGAATAATCATTATCCCCTGTAATGACAAGAAGAGGTACAGAATCCTTAAAGGCAGTAGCGACTCCCATAACCAGATTCATGGCACCGGGACCTGCAGTGGAAATGCATAATCCATAATTGCCTGATGAACGAGCGTATGCATCTGCTGCATGAGCCGCTCCCTGTTCATGCCTTGTTAAAATATGCTCTATTGAAGAATCCTTTAAAGCCTTGTAAAAAGGGAGTATCTGTTCTCCAGGATGACCAAATATATGTTTAACTCCATCATCTTCAAGCAATTTGATTAATGCTTCTGCAGTATTCATATTATCACATTGACTGAAATAAAATTAAAAAATAAAAAATTGAAAAAAATGAAAAACTAAAAAACTTAATAATAACGGGATGAATTGTTAGAGGTATTGTTTGAATACATCTGTTGCAACTCATAATCATTTACAACGATTCTTGCCTCTAAACTATCATAAACTGTATTTAAAATTGTCAAATCCTTTGAGGACATTACAATAAAGTTATTTGACATCTTATCCTCAACAAATACAGTGTAAGTTCCAAGCTTATTGTTCTTATAATAAGTGAAATTGCCATTTTTTGCTTTCTCAGTACCTAAGACTTCTTTTTTAATATTGTTAAATCTTAGAAGCCCTTGTGATCCGGTAACTGGGGACGCATTGTTAAAGCTGGTAATGTTGAGACCATAATCGTAATCAGAATAGTAATGAATGTCCAGATTATCAGCATACTCGGACACTTGATCAGTTACTGGAACTTTAGCAGAGCATGAATTTGTTAAATTGACTTGATGATAAGTGACATCTCTGCCTGGTTCAAATATCAAGTATGAACATACACATAATAAACAAAATACAGCAATTATTAAAATAGCCATTTTTTTATCCATATAATACACCTTTCTTTAAGATAATAATAATTATGTTTTCATCTTTATATATATTATTATAAAATAAGTATAAAATAAGTATAAAATAAGTATAAAATAAGTATAAAATAAT
Coding sequences:
- a CDS encoding thiamine pyrophosphate-binding protein encodes the protein MNTAEALIKLLEDDGVKHIFGHPGEQILPFYKALKDSSIEHILTRHEQGAAHAADAYARSSGNYGLCISTAGPGAMNLVMGVATAFKDSVPLLVITGDNDYSKKDEDIFQNSPINSVFENITIKSFHPSSGKSAIFNLIEALVMLHKYPKGPVHINLSKDVLLEGIGLDDVDLKEMIDSFGYDIFEGIDSNLEIFDEKISSFDDSHELVDVFDDHFIYYGGKLVLDDDFSKNFNSFSKNNASDVDNNINLAIDKFKLSRKPLVVVGNGIVWGKAIDKLSNFVSKTWVPIATTFHSKGIISESDKLNLGIVGLRGTSLANYAYENSDCILVLGARLSERTIASCRYGDVKDKIIHVNIDDDCLKGNIDISMDASDFLDLLLRKIESKDYKNNEFILYNDWINEIYSHYEELIVDGIDDVEDNYIPLRPPYAINKIINAFKGSYFLSDAGTHTTWTTLLSKNDRFGKLLFSGGFGPMGYGLPASIGVSIAHPYDQVVVICGDGDIQMVIQELATIREYDLNVKIFIIDNSQLGIIRQWEETVYDMDKYQIDLSNPNFAKLAEAYGIDSMRVESRDDLDLAIDEAFSPNHPFLVDVCVCEENIPLPK